Proteins encoded within one genomic window of Thioploca ingrica:
- a CDS encoding NADH-quinone oxidoreductase subunit G, with the protein MATIEIDGKPYQAQPGQMLIEVADANGINIPRFCYHKKLSVAANCRMCLVEVEKAPKPMPACATPVMDGMKVWTRSAKALTAQQAVMEFLLINHPLDCPICDQGGECELQDVAVGYGKDVSRYDEGKRVVVDKNLGPLIATEMTRCIHCTRCVRFSQEITGIQEMGAPGRGEHTYIGTYIEKNIASELSGNMIDLCPVGALTSKPFRFAARAWEMQQCDTIAPHDSLGSNLHLHIRRNQIMRVAPKENEAINEVWISDRDRFSYQGLTAEDRLTAPMIRIGDTWQATSWEKALAFVKEGLKKVINVHGNQSVGALASPTATVEELYLLQKFMRGIGSHNIDHRLRQIDFSDQNAAPLFPYLGQAIADLEQSDTTFIIGSHLRKEQPLLNHRLRKASLRGAKIILVNPIDYEFNLPIAAKIIAPPATWLNHLAGIAKALLENRSSLIPRSVEALLATVSPDAQQRAMAQTLCIGNKRTVLLGNLATAHPQFSIIRALAAVIAKLSGATFGYLGEANNTAGAWLAGAIPHRSAAGNPIEAAGLDAHTMLTQGMKSYILLGLEPELDSCNGRVALSNLQQADFVISLTAYRTSTIENYADVMLPIALFAETSGTYINGAGCWQSFKGAIQPTGDIRPAWKILRVLGNLFNLEGFEYTASDQICDELRQQVGNKIAGNKTAWQIPTHLELNSTSGLQRITEMPIYSVDALVRRAMALQHTLDATQVTGIHINTQMATQLGLTANNPVMVKQNGAAINLPVVIDERVPDESVLIYAGQVAQVELGAWHGQIELTATR; encoded by the coding sequence ATGGCGACTATTGAAATCGATGGCAAACCTTATCAAGCACAACCTGGGCAAATGCTGATTGAGGTAGCAGATGCGAATGGAATCAACATTCCTCGTTTCTGTTATCATAAAAAATTATCCGTTGCCGCTAATTGTCGGATGTGTTTGGTAGAAGTAGAAAAGGCTCCTAAGCCCATGCCAGCCTGTGCAACTCCAGTTATGGATGGCATGAAAGTATGGACACGTTCAGCTAAAGCCCTAACTGCACAACAAGCAGTTATGGAATTTTTACTGATTAATCACCCGCTGGATTGTCCTATTTGTGATCAAGGCGGTGAATGCGAATTACAAGATGTGGCGGTCGGTTATGGCAAGGATGTATCGCGTTATGATGAAGGCAAGCGTGTGGTGGTTGATAAAAATTTAGGGCCACTGATTGCTACAGAAATGACTCGTTGTATTCACTGTACTCGGTGTGTGCGTTTCAGCCAAGAAATTACCGGTATTCAAGAAATGGGTGCTCCGGGACGCGGTGAACATACTTATATTGGTACTTATATTGAAAAAAATATTGCTTCGGAACTTTCTGGCAATATGATTGATCTCTGTCCAGTGGGTGCGTTGACTTCCAAACCCTTTCGCTTTGCTGCCCGTGCTTGGGAAATGCAGCAATGTGATACCATAGCACCACATGATTCGCTGGGTTCTAATCTGCATTTACATATTCGCCGTAATCAAATCATGCGGGTAGCGCCGAAAGAAAATGAAGCGATTAATGAAGTTTGGATTTCTGATCGGGATCGTTTTAGCTATCAAGGTCTCACTGCTGAAGACCGGTTGACTGCCCCCATGATTAGAATTGGTGATACGTGGCAAGCCACTTCTTGGGAAAAAGCGTTAGCCTTTGTCAAAGAAGGTCTGAAAAAAGTAATTAATGTTCATGGTAATCAATCGGTTGGTGCTTTAGCTTCACCCACGGCCACGGTAGAAGAGTTATATTTATTACAAAAATTTATGCGCGGCATCGGTAGTCACAATATCGATCATCGCTTGCGCCAAATTGATTTTAGTGATCAAAATGCCGCACCTTTATTTCCTTATTTGGGACAAGCTATTGCGGACTTAGAACAGAGTGATACTACATTTATCATTGGTTCGCATCTGCGCAAAGAACAACCTTTGCTCAATCATCGGCTACGTAAAGCGAGCTTGCGTGGCGCTAAAATCATCCTGGTTAATCCAATTGATTATGAATTTAATTTACCAATTGCCGCTAAAATCATTGCGCCTCCAGCAACTTGGCTAAATCACCTTGCCGGTATTGCCAAAGCGTTGTTAGAAAATCGTTCTAGTCTTATTCCCCGCAGTGTAGAAGCCTTATTGGCAACGGTATCACCTGACGCCCAACAACGGGCAATGGCACAGACACTCTGTATCGGGAATAAGCGAACTGTATTATTGGGTAATCTAGCCACTGCGCATCCCCAATTTTCGATAATTCGAGCTTTAGCCGCTGTTATTGCGAAATTAAGTGGGGCAACCTTCGGTTATTTAGGCGAAGCTAATAATACGGCGGGGGCTTGGTTAGCGGGCGCTATTCCTCACCGTAGTGCTGCGGGTAACCCCATCGAAGCGGCTGGCTTAGATGCTCATACCATGCTAACTCAAGGAATGAAAAGCTATATTCTACTCGGGTTAGAACCAGAATTGGATAGTTGCAATGGGAGGGTGGCATTAAGCAATTTACAACAAGCTGATTTTGTAATTTCTTTAACCGCTTATCGAACTTCGACTATTGAAAATTATGCTGATGTGATGTTACCTATTGCTTTATTTGCTGAAACCTCAGGTACTTACATAAATGGGGCTGGGTGTTGGCAAAGTTTTAAAGGCGCCATTCAACCCACCGGTGACATACGACCCGCCTGGAAAATTTTGCGAGTATTAGGTAATCTATTTAACTTAGAGGGTTTCGAGTATACGGCCTCGGACCAAATTTGTGATGAATTACGTCAGCAAGTTGGTAATAAAATCGCTGGTAATAAAACGGCTTGGCAAATTCCGACGCACTTGGAATTGAACTCTACCTCTGGGTTACAACGCATTACCGAAATGCCCATTTATTCAGTCGATGCGTTAGTTCGTCGGGCCATGGCGTTACAACACACTCTGGATGCAACTCAAGTCACGGGTATACATATCAATACCCAAATGGCTACTCAACTGGGGTTAACCGCAAATAACCCCGTCATGGTTAAACAAAATGGCGCCGCTATTAACTTGCCGGTGGTGATTGATGAACGTGTTCCCGATGAAAGTGTGCTTATTTATGCGGGACAAGTTGCTCAGGTTGAACTGGGTGCCTGGCATGGTCAAATTGAGCTGACTGCAACTCGTTAA
- a CDS encoding tryptophan synthase subunit alpha, whose product MNRLTLCFNQLREQRRAALIPYITAGDPTPTLTVPLMHALVSAGADIIELGIPFSDPMADGPVIQKASERALAAGTRLRDVLDMVKIFREQDQTTPVVLMGYLNPIEIMGYKTFVETAESVEVDGVLTVDLPPEEMGELGILLRSHNLAPIFLLAPTTTPERIKRICTQAHGYLYYVSLKGVTGSSHLNVAEVASKITEIRRYTHLPLGVGFGIKDASTAAQIAAISDAVVVGSALVQRIADTPPEQILAVVPAFLRELRHAMDASPKTN is encoded by the coding sequence ATGAATCGGTTAACACTTTGTTTCAATCAACTCCGCGAGCAACGACGGGCTGCACTTATTCCCTACATCACGGCGGGTGATCCCACGCCCACTTTAACAGTCCCTTTGATGCACGCTTTAGTCTCCGCCGGTGCTGATATCATCGAATTAGGTATTCCCTTTTCTGACCCAATGGCGGATGGTCCCGTTATTCAAAAAGCGAGTGAACGAGCCTTAGCGGCTGGTACGCGGTTACGAGATGTGTTAGACATGGTGAAAATTTTCCGCGAACAAGATCAAACGACGCCAGTGGTTCTGATGGGCTATCTTAATCCTATTGAAATAATGGGTTATAAAACTTTTGTAGAAACCGCAGAGTCCGTCGAAGTCGATGGCGTATTAACGGTTGATTTACCACCGGAAGAAATGGGTGAACTGGGTATTTTATTACGTTCTCACAATTTAGCGCCTATCTTTCTGTTGGCACCCACCACGACACCCGAGCGGATTAAACGGATTTGTACTCAGGCTCATGGTTACTTGTATTATGTTTCTCTCAAAGGCGTCACCGGAAGTAGTCATCTCAATGTCGCCGAAGTGGCTAGCAAAATAACCGAAATTCGCCGCTATACTCATTTACCGCTGGGCGTTGGTTTTGGTATTAAAGATGCTTCAACTGCTGCTCAAATTGCAGCCATCAGCGATGCGGTCGTGGTTGGTAGTGCCTTAGTGCAACGGATTGCCGACACGCCGCCAGAGCAAATTTTAGCGGTGGTACCGGCATTTTTACGAGAATTACGACATGCGATGGATGCGTCACCTAAAACCAATTAA
- a CDS encoding tryptophan synthase subunit beta produces the protein MFNTHQTSFIPRTRVKICGITRPQDALVAAQLGVDAIGLIFYEKSPRAITVEQAQAIVRDLPPFVTVVGLFVNAKPQWVSHILSQVSLDSLQFHGEETPEYCSTFGKPYIKALRMRPDLDIPLEAQRYTQASALLLDSYVPGLQGGTGVAFDWRRIPTHISKPFIIAGGLTPDNVSQAIATLRPYAVDVSGGVESAKGIKDADKMTAFMKGVSMSITYLMTKDISHSLPDEHGHFGPYGGCFVAETLMQPLEELRQAYEHHLQDSAFLAELNNDLHHFVGRPSPLYHAARWSEQLGGAQIYLKREDLNHTGAHKINNTVGQALLAKRMGKTRIIAETGAGQHGVATATVAARFGFKCVVYMGAKDIKRQAINVYRMRLLGAEVRAVESGSQTLKDALNEAMRDWVTHVDDTFYIIGTVAGPHPYPVMVRHFQSVIGRETRQQIKVLAGRLPDVLIACVGGGSNAIGLFYPFLEDKNIVIYGVEAAGEGIATGHHAAPLCAGKPGVLHGNRTYLMTDDNGQIIETHSISAGLDYPGVGPEHAWLKDSGRVQYVAITDQEALAAFHDLTKLEGIIPALESSHALAYCKKIAPTLSKDKIIIVNLSGRGDKDIHTVATLEGISL, from the coding sequence ATGTTTAACACCCATCAAACTTCATTCATACCACGTACTCGCGTTAAAATTTGTGGTATAACTCGTCCTCAAGATGCCTTGGTTGCTGCGCAACTGGGAGTTGATGCCATTGGCTTAATATTTTATGAAAAAAGTCCTCGTGCAATCACGGTGGAACAAGCTCAAGCGATTGTTCGAGATTTACCTCCCTTTGTTACCGTGGTCGGTTTATTTGTTAATGCCAAACCACAGTGGGTAAGCCATATTTTGTCTCAAGTATCACTCGATAGCTTGCAATTTCACGGTGAGGAAACCCCAGAGTACTGTAGTACGTTCGGTAAACCCTACATTAAAGCATTACGCATGCGTCCGGATCTGGATATCCCACTAGAGGCACAACGTTATACTCAAGCTAGCGCTCTATTATTAGATAGTTATGTACCCGGTCTCCAAGGCGGTACCGGGGTCGCATTTGATTGGCGACGAATCCCAACTCACATTTCCAAACCATTTATCATTGCCGGTGGCTTAACCCCTGACAATGTAAGCCAAGCGATTGCGACTTTACGTCCTTATGCAGTTGATGTCAGCGGTGGCGTTGAATCAGCTAAAGGGATTAAAGACGCAGACAAAATGACTGCATTCATGAAAGGTGTCTCCATGTCCATTACCTATTTAATGACGAAAGATATATCACATAGCTTACCCGATGAACACGGTCATTTCGGCCCTTACGGGGGTTGCTTTGTAGCAGAAACTTTGATGCAACCGCTGGAAGAATTACGCCAAGCCTACGAACATCATTTGCAAGATTCCGCTTTTTTAGCTGAATTAAATAATGATTTACATCACTTTGTGGGTAGACCTTCTCCCTTATATCATGCTGCTCGCTGGTCGGAACAATTAGGTGGCGCACAAATTTACCTCAAACGCGAAGATTTAAATCACACTGGGGCGCATAAAATCAATAATACCGTCGGACAAGCTTTACTCGCTAAACGGATGGGTAAAACCCGGATCATCGCGGAAACCGGTGCCGGTCAACATGGCGTTGCGACTGCCACGGTTGCCGCACGCTTTGGCTTTAAATGTGTCGTCTACATGGGCGCCAAAGATATCAAACGCCAAGCCATCAATGTTTATCGAATGCGCTTACTCGGTGCCGAAGTGCGAGCCGTTGAATCCGGTTCGCAAACTTTAAAAGATGCCCTCAATGAAGCGATGCGCGATTGGGTAACTCATGTAGACGATACCTTTTACATTATCGGTACCGTTGCTGGACCACATCCCTACCCGGTGATGGTTCGCCACTTTCAATCGGTTATTGGACGAGAAACTCGCCAGCAAATTAAAGTATTGGCAGGTCGGTTACCGGATGTACTCATTGCCTGTGTGGGTGGTGGTTCTAATGCCATCGGTCTATTTTATCCGTTTTTAGAAGATAAAAATATTGTCATTTATGGCGTTGAAGCCGCTGGCGAAGGCATCGCCACCGGTCATCATGCTGCTCCCTTATGTGCAGGTAAACCGGGGGTACTGCATGGCAATCGAACTTATTTAATGACCGATGATAATGGGCAAATTATTGAAACACATTCTATTTCTGCTGGGTTAGATTATCCGGGTGTGGGACCAGAACATGCCTGGTTAAAAGATAGTGGGCGGGTTCAGTATGTCGCTATCACTGATCAGGAAGCGCTCGCCGCTTTTCACGACTTAACCAAGTTAGAAGGCATTATACCCGCCCTCGAGTCTAGTCATGCCTTGGCTTATTGCAAAAAAATAGCACCGACATTAAGTAAAGACAAAATTATCATCGTCAATCTCTCGGGACGAGGTGATAAAGACATTCACACGGTAGCGACATTGGAAGGTATTTCACTATGA
- a CDS encoding fucose 4-O-acetylase — protein sequence MWFLSALIQSLLIAVILIKLKLRAYFIPIALSLYVFGLIAGSYSTTPIGLSIDFDTRNGPFFGTIFFATGLYFSQAGKSFSLTFAIVLTLLGVLLHFLEIFVLLHFYHISPLRHDYLLGTVLFGTGVALIALAKPALGKNLFITQFGPYMLGVYVVHVAFVEYLSAFRFNHVLWEVVFPIAVFVASLLTTVLLAKFRLLRRFVI from the coding sequence TTGTGGTTTCTTTCCGCACTGATTCAGTCATTACTCATCGCAGTAATATTGATAAAATTAAAATTACGTGCCTATTTTATTCCAATAGCTCTCTCGCTTTATGTATTTGGACTAATTGCCGGCTCCTATTCGACTACTCCCATTGGGTTGTCCATTGATTTTGATACTAGAAACGGGCCATTTTTTGGTACAATTTTCTTTGCGACCGGACTCTATTTTTCTCAAGCTGGAAAATCATTCTCGCTGACATTTGCCATTGTGTTGACATTGTTAGGTGTTTTGCTACATTTTCTAGAAATTTTCGTGCTTTTGCATTTTTATCATATTTCTCCTCTTCGGCATGACTACTTGTTAGGGACGGTTTTATTTGGGACAGGGGTTGCGTTAATTGCGTTAGCAAAACCTGCTTTAGGAAAGAATCTTTTTATTACCCAATTTGGTCCCTACATGCTCGGAGTATACGTTGTTCATGTCGCGTTTGTAGAATATTTGAGTGCATTTAGATTTAACCATGTATTATGGGAAGTTGTATTCCCAATAGCCGTTTTTGTAGCCTCATTATTGACTACAGTTCTTTTAGCAAAATTTAGATTGCTAAGGAGATTTGTAATTTGA